A genomic segment from Malaclemys terrapin pileata isolate rMalTer1 chromosome 1, rMalTer1.hap1, whole genome shotgun sequence encodes:
- the LOC128844625 gene encoding natural killer cells antigen CD94-like, whose translation MKDKTICGTSRSSSRTPASYQRATKNAPEMSEQAVTYVDLKFQTPSKQQKKKRQKNTRDKDSSAPAPAWRLIAGILGIFCLALLIAVGVLAANVFQISRVPCRHQDNLSQHQEITQAENGNLPKVFNRKHKGWKFLCPENWFPHGEKCYHFSTESKPWLESQKACSSPGTRLLLIENKEELDFISPLATSHWIGLSREKTDRLWMWVNGTAFSTDWFAINKGYIDGNCALVTGGELSSSPCKDEKRYICEQLVLWPKPDISA comes from the exons AATGCACCAGAAATGAGTGAGCAGGCAGTGACCTATGTAGACCTGAAATTTCAAACTCCTTccaagcagcagaagaaaaagagACAAAAGAACACCAGGGACAAAG attctTCTGCTCCAGCTCCCGCATGGAGGCTCATTGCAGGGATTTTGGGGATCTTCTGTTTGGCTTTGCTCATAGCTGTTGGGGTCTTGGCTGCGAATG TTTTTCAGATCTCCCGTGTACCATGTAGACATCAGGATAACCTCAGCCAGCACCAGGAAATTACCCAAGCTGAGAATGGAAATCTGCCAAAGGTTTTCAACAGGAAACATAAAG GGTGGAAGTTTCTTTGCCCAGAAAATTGGTTTCCCCATGGAGAGAAATGTTACCACTTTTCTACTGAATCCAAACCTTGGCTGGAGAGTCAAAAGGCCTGCTCTTCTCCTGGCACCAGACTCCTCCTTATAGAAAACAAAGAAGAGCTG GATTTTATAAGCCCCCTGGCAACTTCTCACTGGATAGGATTGTCACGTGAGAAGACCGACAGATTGTGGATGTGGGTGAACGGTACAgctttttccactgactg GTTTGCAATAAATAAAGGATACATTGATGGGAACTGTGCACTTGTCACAGGTGGAGAACTCTCCTCTAGTCCATGCAaagatgaaaagcgctatattTGTGAGCAGCTGGTTCTTTGGCCAAAGCCTGACATATCAGCATGA